One Myxococcales bacterium genomic window, TTGGATCTGCTCATCCACAAGAGTCGCTAACGCCCTCGACGCGGCGGGCGTTGATCGTGCGAAACCCATTCGCGGGGACAGCTTCGATGCTGCCGGGTTTGATCCACTCACGGACGCATCTGGTTTCCATGTCTGCCTAACGATTCTAGCGTTCCGGCAGCGAGCGCCAGGAAAACACCACCCAACAATATCACACAAGCGCGGGGTGGCGCGAACTTTGCCAGAAGGGGAGGCGCTAGCCCCACGCGGGCAGCCAGAGACGACATTCCCAGAAGGAAAACCGGCGTTCGTCTGCTGCAACGTCCTGTTAGACGGCACCGTCAATCGGACTCTGCATGTCGAAGCGTTGGTGGTCGCTTCTTGGACTGCCAGTACGAAGATTTTCCCGGAGTTCGGCTTTGGCGCGATGTCGTACCCGTCAGACGTTTGCCGGACCAGTTGACGCCAACTCGCAGTCCTTCGTCAGCCAGTTGCGGAACTGACCTTGTCGAGGGAAGGTATCCAACGCGATGTCGTCCCGGACACGTAAGCGCGGAACTTTGGATGCGCGCGCTGGATGGTCTTCAGGCAGGAGGAGGCTGGACCAGAACGGAACGGTTTCGCCGTCGGGCATCGGAAAACGAGGAAAGCATCATCGGAGAGGAACGTGAACACGTGGCCTTCCCGGACGACCTGCTCACAGAACATCGAAGCTTGGGAGGCGGGCGCCGTCACCGATCACCTGCCCGTCTGAGTCAGAATGGGACGACCGGCTCGAGTTCACGAAGTCGTAGGTTACGTGCAGGCAGCACGCGGGGCTACACGTGAAGAGCCGGTCCATGGGCAAGGTTACACGATACACGTCGGCATGGACGATCACGCGGAAACGATTTCGGTAGACGATCGTCGAGGTCGCGGTGTCGCGAGGTCTTAGGGACCATCTGGCGAATCTCGGCTCGAGGCAATCCGCCGCCTCATCGGCAAGCTCGGCGACGCGAGCAGTCTCACGCGTTTGCTACGAGGCAGGCCCGACCGGGGCCCGTCTTGTACTGGCGGCTCACAGAAGTTGGGCGTGGCTACTGCGAAGTCGTTAGCGCCATCTTGATCCCGACCAAGCCGGGCGACCGAGTCAAAACGGATCGACGCGACGCCGGAAGCTCGCGCGTTCGTACCACGGCGGGGATCTCACCTAGCAGTCTGGGTCCCCAATGCTGAGCACGAGGCGCTGCGGGACTTGATTCGCGCTCGTGAGGCGGCAAGAAGGACGAGCTCCGGAAGAGGAAGCATCAGCTGAGACGAAGTACCTGCTGCGGAACGGCCAGCGACAGGCAGAGGGCTCCGCGACCGTGGACGGTGACTTGGTGGCAATGGGTTCGAGGGTTGACGCTGCCGTACGCTGCGCAAAACGTGACTCTGCTCGACTACATTCTAACCGTCGACCACGAGGCCCCAACGGGCTCGTGCGTTTGGAAAGCGCAATCAACGAAGCTATAACTGCGCCGACGGAAATAAAGGCGGTCATCGACGCGCTCCAAGCACTGCGGCGTTGCGAAGATCACCGCCATCACGCTTGCCACCGAGCTAGGGACGTTCGCCAGGTTCACGTGTCGCCCCCAGGTGATGAGCTACACCGGCCTGGACCCCTCGGAGCACTCGAGTGGCGCTCGAGACCGTCGCGGTGCCATCACAAAGGCCGGCAACGCACATCTTCGCCGGGTCTTGGTCGAAGCGGCATGGCACTACGGGCATCGGCCCAAGCTGAACGTGCGCCAAGAAGCAGCTTCAGGGTCCCTCACGCCACAAGTCGCTGCCATCGCCTGGAAGGCTCAAGAGCGACTGCACCGACGATTTTTCGCGACTGACCAGCAGAACCAAGCCCACCGGCAAGATCGTCACCGCGATTGCTCACTGCTCGTCGGATTCATCTGGGCCATCGGCGTCGAGGCCGAAAGAAAGGGCGCTGCGCCGAGACGGGCGCCAGAACAGTGAAGCGGATCGGTCAGTGGTCGAGGCCGGCAACGGCACGGAGAATCCCTCGAATTCGTTATGCGGTTCCGACCGCGCGAGTCTAGTCAGAGCGGCTCCCGACGGACCAGAACATGAGGCGAGCTCAGCTCGACCCCTCGGTTATCAGCGTGATCAACCGTCGATAACGCCCACCTCGACCACTGTCTCGTCCGCTTCACCTCTCGACAACGAAAGCGAATCCCACCGAACAGACCCTCTTGAGCCTGGCGGGTCGTTCCACTTATCCAACAAGACACGTTCACCCGCAAACGCGAGGAACATCGTATCAGACAGCGTATGGCGTTTTCGCAGGCCGGCGCAAGCCGTAGACAGAAGGGCGCCGGCCGTCGCGCGACGAACGCTGAAGTCGGCATGACCCGCGTTCGGCGGGTGGAACGCGAGTTATGCCGTGGTGGAACCACGGTTGTTCGAGGCACGGAGGCCGTGAGCGCCATCGTGCAACACGGCGCCGTGATCTCGGAACTTGGGCGCCAGCTCGCGCGGCTTCTGTTCACCGCGCCACGGTCGACACGACGCTCGGGGTCGCGCGCGGCACCGGGCGGGGACTCTGAGACCTACAGCGCGGCGCACAGACGGTCGGCAACGCGCTGGTGATCTTGCGTGATCGTTTCGGGTCAGAAGACAGCGGCATAACGGGACACACGTTCACCGCAAACGCCGAGCGTCAAGTCATCAATCCACGCGGCGCCACAAACGCGGGCGAGTGCCGAATCAGAATGGTCGGCCGCGGAAGCAGAACGGACGGTGAAGTCAGCAAGGCCGGCGTTCGTCAGGTGCAACGTGAGTTATGCAGGCACCACTACGGTGATTCACGGGACTGTCGCTCGCGTCGCCTTGCGACGCTCGGCTCCTCTCTGCCCGACGCGATCCACGCTAGGGTTCTGAACATCACAATGCGCGGGGCATCTTCGTAGTCTCTCGGTTGCGGTGTCGGCAGCTTCCTGTGGAGGCAACGCCGATGAAACCGGCGGCGGGGGGGCGCGACAGGAAGTGCGGGTTCAACCGGCGGGCGGGCGCTGGAGCCGGCGGCACATCGGGCTCCGGGGTGCGGGCGACGCCGGCGGCTCGGGGGACTGGAAGCACGAGCGACGGCGGGGGCGCTGCAGACGCGGCCGGCGCCGCAAACACGGCCGGAGGCGCCCGAGCTCGTCGGCGCGAAGTACCCCTGCTCGCGAAAACAGCGTGCGAGAAGGTCGCCACTTGCATGCCGGTGGTCGCGGGCCTGTTCAAAGACCCAAACTGCGAGGCCGACGGGGTCAGTGGGGTGCCTGCACGCCTCGGCGCTTCGGTAGCAACGCTGACGTCATCCGGTCTCCTGTCCTGCGCACAGACGGCACTGGCCGCGACATGCGACAGGTTCTGGTATGGCGGAACAAGTTTCGTCCGGCGTCCCCGGCCTGGCGAGTTGCTTCCCGCCTGGCAACCTGACCGCGGGCGCCAAGTGCGCAACAGGGACCCCGGTGTTCGAGCAGCGAGGATGCGCGATTGGGGCGAGTGGTTGCGGCAAGTGCGTGCCTGGGCCGGTGGCGCGATGTGACGGCTACTGTTCTGGCGGCTCATGGTTCCCGGGGCGGCACGTGCGTCGCCTCAAAGCAGTTGAGCGCGTCCTGCAATGTCACCGCCGAGTGCGGGTACGGTCTGTTTTTGCACGGGGAAGTGCATCAAGGCAGGGGCGTCCGGCGCGACGTGCACGGGCCTTCAAGACTGTGACCCATTTCAGGGAGCGCGCTGCGTAGGTTCAACGTGCGTGGCGATCCCAGCTTCACGGAAGCGGAGAAGCTGCGGCGGCGCTGGGGTCTACTGCGTTGCGGCGAATTACCGATGCGCCCTGAGCGGCTCGTCCGGCACCACCATGCCCCGGCCCAACAAGGGCGAACCGTGCTCGCTCTCGGGTCCCACCTGCAACCCACCCTACGAGTGCGTGGAACGGAGTCTGTGCGCTGCGCGACCCGGCCAACCTGTGTCACGACGACGGGCGTCCGCTTGCGGTCGTCGGTATCGAGAAGGTCCGAGAACTCATCCGCTGCATAACGAGACACGTTCACCCCGCGGAACGCCGAGCGTCAAGTCGACAGCCGGCAAAGGCGCTGCAGACGCGGGCGAGTGCCGCATCAGTATGGTCCGCCCGCGGAAGCGGAACGGACGGTAAAGTCAGCAGGGGCCGGCGTTCGGCAGTTGCCAACGTGAGTTATGCGGGGCCGGTCACCTGACCTGCTTCCGGAGTCTATCGATCAATACAGCGGCTCCCTGGTTGCCCAAAAACGCGACGACCACGACGCGCGGATCATCGACGTAGATGACCGACAGGGGAACGTGCGCAGAACGACATGCCGAACGCCGGGAGGGACGCCCTCCAGCACCCAAGGCGGGCCGAGCAGGGAACTCTTCGAGCAGCCGGAAGCTTCCCTCGGCTTCGTCGATGAAGCGGGGCCGGAGCCGGACCAATCTCCTCATACCCGACAGCGTTGCGACGGCGAGCTCACGCGAGGCCGCGTCGAGGACTTCAGGCACGGCGAGCAGCCACTGCGGCTCGAGCCATCGAGAACGCGTCCCGTGCGGAGACGGTATTCGCGGTGCCATCACGAAAGGCGCTCGACCCGCCGCGCAAGTTCTCCACCCAGCGTCGTGAGCAGACGGCGCTGGTGTCGAGACGAGCTCCCGGCCAGGCCCCAGACGCAAGCTGAGCGCGCTCGTCGTCCGGGGAGCTCGAGCGCTTCCGCGAGAATGAGGTCGATGCGAGACATCGCACCAAGCGTACCACGCCGTGCCGGTGGCCAAGTCGGGCGTCGACGTTCGAGCTGAAAGTACGCGACGTCTCTTCGCAGCCGCATAACGAGACACACGGTCACCCGCGAACGCCGAGCGTCAAATCGTCAATCGGCGAGGCGCTACCAGACGCGGGCGAGTGCCGCATCAGAGTGGTCGCCCGCGGAAACTCAGAGCAGACGGTGAAGTCGGCAAGACCGGCGTTCGGCGGGTGCAACGAAGGTTGGACATTGCCGGCTGGAAGCCAGCCGATTCCGCCGCACCTGCAGACCACATTGTCGGGCGACAGGGCCAGGCACGCCCCACGATCGTGCCGGTGCCCCCGCGGTCGTCATGTCCTGGCGTCTGTCGACCGGTCCGGAATCCAGGATGTACAGGCTGCGGGTACCGTTTCGCACCTTGGACAAGCGCGCTGGTGATCCAGATGGCGCCAGCCAGAGAGGTCGGACGCCAGGCCACTCGCTCTTCCGTCGACCATCGCACCAGGTCGCCGTCGGGGCGAATGGCGAAAGGTCTCGGTCCACCGATGTAGTGGCAGAGCCTGGTTGGTG contains:
- a CDS encoding IS110 family transposase — translated: MTAITLATELGTFARFTCRPQVMSYTGLDPSEHSSGARDRRGAITKAGNAHLRRVLVEAAWHYGHRPKLNVRQEAASGSLTPQVAAIAWKAQERLHRRFFATDQQNQAHRQDRHRDCSLLVGFIWAIGVEAERKGAAPRRAPEQ